The Chryseobacterium indicum genome includes a window with the following:
- a CDS encoding translation initiation factor: MDLRDQLKNLFPDHEEQDFEMPEEQFRQKEPLVCKFEKKGRNGKPVTIVEGWEGSEEDLKKISKKIKTTLGIGGSEKDGTIIIQGDNRDKIMNILKEMGYKTKRVGG; encoded by the coding sequence ATGGATTTAAGAGATCAACTGAAAAACCTTTTTCCTGATCATGAAGAACAGGATTTTGAGATGCCTGAAGAACAGTTCAGGCAAAAAGAACCTTTGGTATGCAAATTTGAAAAAAAAGGAAGAAACGGAAAGCCTGTAACGATTGTAGAAGGTTGGGAAGGAAGTGAGGAAGACCTGAAAAAAATCTCAAAAAAGATTAAAACTACACTGGGAATCGGCGGTTCTGAAAAGGACGGAACGATTATCATTCAGGGAGATAATCGTGATAAGATTATGAATATCCTTAAAGAAATGGGCTATAAAACCAAGAGAGTTGGCGGATAG
- the gpmI gene encoding 2,3-bisphosphoglycerate-independent phosphoglycerate mutase, producing MSKKAILAILDGWGLGMNPDVSAIDKANTPFIDNCLKNFPHTTLEASGLAVGLPAGQMGNSEVGHMNLGAGRVVYQNLVKLNMAVENGSLGQQKVIQDAFDYAKKENKKVHFIGLVSNGGVHSHINHLKGLLTAAHEFGLNENVFVHAFTDGRDCDPLSGKGFIEELQDHMEKTVGKLATVVGRYYAMDRDKRWERVKLAYDAMVEGVGEQSTDALASIQKSYDNSVTDEFIKPIIMIDSTQTGNVVPVAKIVDNDVVICFNFRTDRGREITEVLSQKDFPEFFMRKLPLYYVTLTNYDKTFQNVHVVFDEEVLHETMGEILERNHKTQIRIAETEKYPHVTFFFSGGREAEFTGEKRLLCPSPKDVPTYDLKPEMSAYDITNAIVPELENETADFICLNFANTDMVGHTGVFSAAVKAAETVDKCIEKVATTAYEHGYAVFILADHGNSDVMINPDGTPNTQHSTNLVPFIVMDKDHTWNLKPGKLGDVAPTILKVMGVEIPEVMTGDILVN from the coding sequence ATGTCGAAAAAAGCAATATTAGCGATCCTTGACGGATGGGGATTGGGGATGAATCCTGATGTTTCAGCCATAGATAAAGCAAACACACCTTTTATAGATAACTGCCTTAAAAATTTTCCACATACAACGCTTGAAGCGAGTGGTCTGGCGGTTGGACTTCCTGCCGGACAAATGGGAAATTCTGAAGTAGGACACATGAATCTGGGAGCTGGAAGAGTGGTTTACCAAAATCTGGTTAAACTGAATATGGCGGTTGAGAACGGATCTTTAGGACAGCAGAAAGTGATTCAGGATGCTTTTGATTATGCTAAAAAAGAAAATAAAAAAGTACATTTCATCGGTTTGGTTTCCAACGGGGGAGTACATTCACATATCAACCATTTAAAAGGTCTTTTAACGGCAGCCCACGAATTCGGACTGAATGAAAATGTTTTCGTTCATGCCTTTACAGACGGACGCGACTGCGATCCGCTTTCAGGAAAAGGATTTATCGAAGAACTTCAGGATCACATGGAAAAAACAGTGGGAAAACTGGCAACCGTGGTCGGAAGATATTACGCAATGGATCGTGATAAAAGATGGGAGCGCGTAAAACTGGCTTATGATGCGATGGTAGAAGGAGTGGGAGAACAATCTACAGATGCTTTGGCTTCAATTCAGAAATCGTATGATAATAGTGTAACGGATGAATTTATCAAGCCTATTATCATGATCGATTCCACACAGACAGGAAATGTGGTTCCTGTTGCCAAAATTGTTGATAATGATGTGGTCATCTGCTTCAATTTCCGTACAGACAGAGGCCGTGAAATTACGGAAGTACTTTCTCAGAAAGATTTCCCGGAGTTTTTCATGAGAAAACTGCCGCTTTATTATGTGACTTTAACGAATTATGACAAAACTTTCCAGAACGTTCATGTAGTTTTCGACGAAGAAGTGTTACACGAAACGATGGGTGAAATTTTAGAAAGAAACCATAAAACACAGATCCGAATCGCAGAAACAGAAAAATATCCTCACGTTACATTTTTCTTTTCAGGAGGAAGAGAAGCCGAATTTACAGGAGAAAAAAGACTGCTTTGTCCAAGCCCTAAAGATGTTCCTACCTACGATTTAAAACCTGAAATGTCAGCATACGACATTACCAATGCGATCGTTCCCGAGCTGGAAAATGAAACTGCAGATTTTATCTGTCTGAATTTTGCCAATACAGATATGGTAGGACACACCGGAGTTTTTTCAGCAGCGGTAAAAGCAGCTGAAACGGTAGATAAATGCATTGAAAAAGTAGCAACCACAGCTTACGAGCATGGTTATGCGGTATTCATTTTAGCAGACCACGGAAATTCTGATGTGATGATTAATCCGGACGGAACGCCGAATACACAGCATTCTACCAATCTGGTTCCTTTTATTGTGATGGATAAAGACCATACGTGGAATCTTAAACCGGGAAAACTAGGCGACGTTGCCCCTACAATCCTGAAAGTAATGGGAGTAGAAATTCCTGAAGTAATGACCGGAGATATTTTAGTGAACTAG